One window of Pseudomonadota bacterium genomic DNA carries:
- a CDS encoding alpha/beta hydrolase, whose product MQDRPGEALYFGASDAPLFGCLHAPAGADIAHAALLLPPAGHEYLGAHRSLRQLALRLAEHGCLALRMDFHGCGDSSGAKDSGNLAQWCDDADQGLALLRARAPHAALHLVGVRLGASVAARVAARRANTAAALASVALWDPVSDGNDYLRAALELHRARHGQRQAAQDSGPFEVLGHGLSRQLVSELHAWQLADVTPAPAARVLLLDTRGTLDAAPAAQWLALGAQVTQHTVSAPDLWSGDGQVALIPTNVVQAIAAWTPAP is encoded by the coding sequence ATGCAGGATCGGCCCGGCGAAGCACTGTACTTTGGCGCCAGCGATGCGCCGCTGTTCGGCTGTCTGCACGCCCCGGCAGGCGCCGACATCGCCCACGCGGCGCTGTTGCTGCCGCCGGCCGGACACGAGTACCTCGGCGCGCACCGCAGCCTGCGGCAGCTGGCGCTGCGCCTTGCCGAGCATGGCTGCCTGGCCTTGCGCATGGACTTTCACGGCTGCGGCGATTCCAGCGGCGCCAAGGACAGCGGCAACCTGGCGCAGTGGTGCGACGACGCCGACCAGGGTCTCGCGCTGTTGCGCGCGCGTGCGCCGCATGCCGCCCTGCACCTGGTCGGTGTACGCCTCGGCGCGAGCGTGGCGGCGCGCGTCGCCGCGCGGCGCGCGAACACGGCCGCGGCGCTGGCTTCCGTCGCGCTGTGGGACCCGGTGAGCGATGGCAACGACTACCTGCGCGCCGCGCTCGAACTGCACAGGGCGCGTCACGGACAGCGCCAGGCCGCGCAGGACAGCGGCCCTTTCGAAGTGCTGGGGCATGGCTTGTCGCGCCAACTGGTCAGCGAACTTCATGCCTGGCAACTGGCCGACGTCACACCCGCACCGGCCGCGCGGGTGCTGCTGCTCGATACACGTGGCACGCTCGACGCCGCGCCGGCCGCGCAGTGGCTGGCCCTCGGCGCGCAGGTCACCCAGCACACCGTGAGCGCGCCCGACCTGTGGTCCGGGGATGGCCAGGTCGCCCTCATCCCGACCAACGTGGTGCAGGCCATCGCCGCTTGGACGCCCGCGCCTTGA
- a CDS encoding alpha/beta fold hydrolase, translating to MNHRERPLAFGADGALLGVLTRPLSAESAGDAAVIFFNAGLVHRVGPGRLYVELARDLAGLGWTSLRFDHAGIGDSPARSDPLPAEKAAVLEALEAMDALARECGCTRFVLVGMCAGAPTAFRAAAVDRRVQALVLMNAPLGERANVDEQALAEMTARKIAHSYWTDKLFRPKSWLRLLSGKTSPLRILSTLLRARQSSSARAAAPLDDNDGAVLRDLAALSTRGTRVLLLFGERTGVRHYFGMKFESRLAGLPAAHELTLDIVAGGDHSFTTLALQDTVRARVLSWLGAAPHRDPAAPPASTGAAPAGGYTVPRRRPRSN from the coding sequence TTGAACCACCGCGAACGGCCTCTCGCCTTCGGCGCCGATGGCGCGCTGCTCGGCGTGCTGACGCGCCCGCTGTCGGCCGAATCCGCCGGCGATGCCGCGGTGATCTTTTTCAATGCCGGTCTCGTGCATCGTGTCGGTCCCGGCCGGCTGTACGTCGAACTGGCGCGCGATCTCGCCGGCCTGGGTTGGACCTCGCTGCGCTTCGACCATGCCGGCATCGGTGACAGTCCGGCACGCAGCGATCCATTGCCGGCGGAAAAGGCCGCGGTGCTCGAAGCACTCGAAGCGATGGATGCACTCGCGCGCGAATGCGGCTGCACGCGCTTCGTGCTGGTGGGCATGTGCGCCGGCGCGCCGACCGCATTTCGCGCGGCCGCCGTCGATCGACGCGTGCAGGCGCTGGTGCTGATGAATGCGCCACTCGGCGAGCGCGCCAATGTCGATGAGCAGGCGCTGGCCGAGATGACGGCGCGCAAGATTGCCCACAGTTACTGGACCGACAAGCTGTTCCGGCCCAAGAGCTGGTTGCGCCTGTTGTCGGGCAAGACCAGTCCGCTGCGCATCCTGTCGACGCTGCTGCGCGCGCGACAGTCGAGCAGCGCCCGCGCGGCGGCGCCGCTGGACGACAACGACGGCGCGGTGCTGCGCGACCTCGCCGCGCTGTCGACGCGCGGCACGCGGGTGTTGCTGCTGTTCGGTGAGCGCACCGGCGTGCGCCATTATTTCGGCATGAAATTCGAATCACGGCTGGCCGGTTTGCCCGCCGCGCACGAGCTCACGCTGGACATCGTCGCCGGCGGCGATCATTCCTTCACCACCCTCGCCCTGCAGGACACGGTGCGTGCGCGCGTGCTCAGCTGGCTGGGCGCAGCGCCGCATCGAGACCCGGCGGCACCGCCGGCCAGCACAGGCGCGGCGCCGGCAGGTGGCTACACAGTGCCGCGACGACGTCCGCGTTCGAACTGA
- a CDS encoding 4'-phosphopantetheinyl transferase superfamily protein has product MLELASGTVHLWARDLDQHVDTLDLSLLNAEEAARAARFRFDHHRRRFITHRAWLRRVLALYLDVAPHALCFGAVANDKPVLSLPAGAVGLEFNLSHSDRHALCALCRDSAVGVDVERRRDIKDALAIAARHFGPRELAWMQAAEGDQRMARFFTVWTRKEAFIKATGEGLSRGLASFDVRPAQGGVCEVDELTPGAAPWYVQSLSSNADVVAALCSHLPAPRLCWPAVPPGLDAALRPAS; this is encoded by the coding sequence GTGCTGGAGCTCGCGTCCGGCACGGTGCACCTGTGGGCGCGGGATCTCGACCAGCATGTCGATACGCTCGACCTGTCGCTGTTGAACGCCGAGGAGGCGGCGCGCGCCGCGCGCTTCCGCTTCGACCATCACCGTCGCCGCTTCATCACCCACCGTGCCTGGCTGCGGCGCGTGCTCGCGCTGTATCTCGACGTGGCACCACACGCGCTGTGCTTCGGCGCGGTGGCCAACGACAAGCCGGTGCTGAGCCTGCCTGCCGGCGCCGTCGGCCTCGAATTCAATCTCTCCCACAGCGATCGCCATGCGCTATGCGCGCTGTGCCGCGACTCCGCCGTCGGCGTGGATGTCGAACGGCGTCGTGACATCAAGGACGCCCTTGCCATTGCCGCGCGTCATTTCGGCCCGCGTGAATTGGCGTGGATGCAGGCGGCCGAGGGCGATCAGCGCATGGCGCGCTTCTTCACGGTGTGGACGCGCAAGGAGGCCTTCATCAAGGCCACCGGCGAGGGCCTGTCGCGCGGGCTCGCGAGTTTCGATGTGCGGCCCGCGCAGGGCGGCGTGTGCGAAGTCGATGAACTGACGCCGGGCGCGGCGCCCTGGTACGTGCAATCGCTCAGTTCGAACGCGGACGTCGTCGCGGCACTGTGTAGCCACCTGCCGGCGCCGCGCCTGTGCTGGCCGGCGGTGCCGCCGGGTCTCGATGCGGCGCTGCGCCCAGCCAGCTGA
- a CDS encoding SIS domain-containing protein — translation MDALAQTPALGTVDGYLSRLQAALARLRHEELEFIVDSLLDAWRRDAQVFICGNGGSAATASHFVCDLGKGTITPGLKRMRALSLSDAIPMMTAWGNDSDYSDIFAEQLANLMNAGDLLIAISGSGNSPNVLKAVEYARAHGGKTIALTGFAGGKIKDLADHSVIVGAECIQIVEDVHMAIEHTVCMSLTQRFKTLAAS, via the coding sequence ATGGACGCACTGGCACAGACTCCCGCGCTCGGCACCGTCGACGGCTACCTCTCGCGACTGCAGGCGGCGCTCGCGCGGCTGCGTCATGAGGAACTCGAGTTCATCGTCGACAGCCTGCTCGACGCCTGGCGTCGCGATGCCCAGGTCTTCATCTGCGGCAACGGCGGCAGCGCCGCGACGGCCTCGCACTTCGTGTGCGATCTCGGCAAGGGCACCATCACGCCGGGTTTGAAGCGCATGCGCGCGCTGTCCCTGTCCGATGCCATCCCGATGATGACCGCGTGGGGCAACGACAGCGACTACTCGGACATCTTCGCCGAGCAGCTCGCCAATCTCATGAATGCCGGCGACCTCTTGATCGCGATCTCCGGCAGCGGCAATTCGCCGAACGTGTTGAAGGCCGTCGAGTACGCGCGCGCCCATGGCGGCAAGACCATCGCGCTCACCGGTTTCGCCGGCGGCAAGATCAAGGACCTGGCCGATCACAGCGTGATCGTCGGCGCCGAGTGCATCCAGATCGTCGAAGACGTGCACATGGCCATCGAACACACGGTGTGCATGAGTCTCACGCAGCGCTTCAAGACCCTGGCCGCGTCCTGA
- a CDS encoding nucleotidyltransferase family protein — translation MKAFLLAAGLGTRLKPLTDHTPKCLVPIAGQPLLGIWFELCARHGIREVLVNLHHLPEQVRDYVAAWRGAPRITTVFEAELLGSAGTVSAQRAFVAGEQAFFILYADNLTDVDLSRMLAFHHTRHAEFTIALAPTDTPREKGILTLDAQGVVVDFTEKPALPRSNLANAGIYIAGPRLFALLDGPQPRPFDFGFHVLPRLVGRMHGYAVSEYLQDIGTPAALASAERDWPRRRSGL, via the coding sequence ATGAAAGCGTTCCTGCTCGCCGCCGGGCTCGGCACGCGCTTGAAGCCGCTGACGGATCACACGCCGAAATGCCTGGTGCCGATAGCCGGACAGCCGCTGCTCGGCATCTGGTTCGAACTGTGCGCGCGGCACGGCATCCGCGAGGTGCTGGTCAACCTGCATCACCTGCCCGAACAGGTGCGCGATTACGTCGCGGCCTGGCGCGGAGCGCCGCGCATCACCACCGTGTTCGAGGCGGAGCTGCTCGGCAGCGCCGGCACCGTCAGCGCGCAGCGCGCCTTCGTGGCCGGCGAACAGGCCTTCTTCATTCTCTACGCCGACAATCTCACCGACGTCGACTTGAGCCGCATGCTCGCTTTTCACCACACCCGCCATGCGGAATTCACCATCGCGCTCGCGCCCACCGACACGCCGCGCGAGAAGGGCATCCTGACGCTGGATGCGCAGGGCGTGGTGGTCGACTTCACCGAGAAGCCGGCCCTGCCGCGTTCCAATCTCGCCAATGCCGGCATCTATATCGCGGGGCCGCGCCTGTTCGCGCTGCTCGACGGCCCGCAGCCCAGGCCTTTCGATTTCGGTTTCCACGTGCTGCCGCGACTGGTCGGCCGCATGCACGGCTATGCCGTCAGCGAGTATCTCCAGGACATCGGCACGCCGGCCGCGCTGGCCTCGGCCGAGCGCGACTGGCCGCGGCGACGCAGCGGCTTGTGA
- a CDS encoding glycosyltransferase family 4 protein, whose protein sequence is MSVAPVQRRLLIGNKYFFRKGGAETYLFDLFDELPARGWDLVQFSMQHERNEATPYAPYFVDRVDYHEHGSLASEARAAMRLLYSRQARDNMERLLRDTRPHLAHLHNIYHQISPSILPVLKRHGVPVLMTLHDLKLACPNYKMRTEGQVCERCLSGSFFQAVVHRCVQDSRLKSALCALEAYLARWTRVYLDNVDMFVTPSEFYRRKLIEAGVPATQLVTLASFVHPDEYTPRYDKGDYFLFLGRLSEEKGIMSLVRAAAGMPGKRLLIAGEGPMQAPIEALLRAQRVDNVELVGMKSGAELVELIRAARFVVVPSEWYENCPRSAIEAMACGTPVIGARIGGIPDMVEDGVTGLTFEAFSIDALRDAILRLHDDDTLIAELGRKARAKVEAHYSIGAHLAQLLALYDSVAARGGR, encoded by the coding sequence GTGAGCGTGGCGCCGGTACAGCGCCGTCTGCTGATCGGCAACAAGTACTTCTTTCGCAAGGGCGGCGCCGAAACCTATTTGTTCGACCTGTTCGACGAACTGCCGGCGCGCGGCTGGGACCTCGTGCAGTTCTCCATGCAGCACGAACGCAACGAGGCGACGCCCTACGCGCCGTACTTCGTCGACCGTGTCGATTACCACGAGCACGGCTCGCTCGCGAGCGAGGCGCGCGCCGCGATGCGCCTCTTGTATTCGCGCCAGGCGCGCGACAACATGGAGCGGCTGCTGCGCGACACGCGCCCGCATCTCGCCCACCTGCACAACATCTATCACCAGATCTCGCCGTCGATACTGCCAGTGCTGAAGCGCCATGGCGTGCCGGTGCTGATGACCCTGCACGATCTGAAACTGGCCTGCCCGAATTACAAGATGCGTACCGAGGGCCAGGTGTGCGAGCGCTGCCTGTCGGGGAGTTTCTTCCAGGCGGTGGTGCATCGCTGCGTGCAGGACTCGCGCTTGAAGAGCGCGCTGTGCGCGCTGGAGGCCTACCTCGCGCGCTGGACGCGCGTCTATCTCGACAACGTCGACATGTTCGTGACGCCCAGCGAGTTCTACCGGCGCAAGCTCATCGAGGCCGGCGTGCCCGCCACCCAGCTGGTGACGCTGGCCAGCTTCGTGCACCCCGACGAATACACGCCGCGCTACGACAAGGGCGATTACTTTCTCTTTCTCGGCCGCCTGTCGGAAGAGAAGGGCATCATGTCGCTGGTGCGCGCCGCGGCGGGCATGCCGGGCAAGCGTTTGCTGATTGCCGGTGAAGGTCCGATGCAGGCGCCGATCGAGGCACTGCTGCGCGCCCAGCGCGTCGACAACGTCGAACTGGTGGGCATGAAGTCCGGCGCCGAGCTCGTCGAACTCATCCGCGCCGCGCGCTTCGTGGTGGTGCCGTCGGAGTGGTACGAGAATTGCCCGCGCTCGGCCATCGAGGCCATGGCCTGCGGCACGCCGGTGATAGGCGCGCGCATCGGCGGCATTCCCGACATGGTCGAGGACGGCGTGACGGGGCTGACCTTCGAGGCGTTTTCCATCGACGCACTGCGTGACGCCATCCTGCGCCTGCACGACGACGACACCTTGATTGCCGAGCTGGGCCGCAAGGCACGCGCCAAGGTCGAAGCGCATTACAGCATCGGCGCGCATCTCGCCCAGCTGCTGGCGCTCTACGACAGCGTCGCCGCCCGGGGCGGCCGATGA